A genome region from Natronosalvus rutilus includes the following:
- a CDS encoding exonuclease: MTMEGRATVDSSASPAPTLERLESADFVRIVTRADGDGLAAAGLLARTLTDCETPFQVTVGKTIGDRTARLQPSDDRTPGTVSVAIGPHDAGSDTDTDADVADVVSLETETRPATLAAAELACDLEGSPDPVLTLAGSIAAGIEPGAGESEWVLESALESGRLERRPGVGVPTADVVDGLTASMGCLAPWSGDEGAVADALEGLGIDVDVTGDGDDNDGNGDAIDLDPDSDPDPNTHRTIGSVVALDVVSDDDASEHAATAIGRFLRPYAITDGRPFATLEGYADVLEATAALEAGTGVALAMGHEARKPALEAWRTCGRRVHAAIDDASTGRYDGLFVVDVGDAPVRPAARLVLAYRSPEPAVLALGDEEAALATRDASGFGPTLEAIARDLEIGAVYDVGRRGGTLRYGDREQDNETVIAAVREHL, translated from the coding sequence ATGACGATGGAAGGTCGCGCCACGGTCGATTCGTCCGCCTCGCCGGCACCGACGCTCGAGCGTCTCGAGAGTGCCGACTTCGTCCGCATTGTCACGCGGGCGGACGGCGACGGACTGGCCGCGGCCGGCCTTCTCGCCAGAACCCTCACCGACTGCGAGACGCCGTTCCAGGTGACGGTCGGCAAGACGATCGGCGATCGGACGGCGCGCCTGCAGCCGAGCGACGATCGCACGCCGGGAACGGTGTCGGTCGCGATCGGTCCGCACGACGCTGGCAGCGATACCGACACCGACGCCGACGTCGCGGACGTCGTCTCCCTCGAAACCGAGACCCGCCCGGCGACACTCGCCGCGGCCGAACTCGCCTGCGACCTCGAGGGCTCGCCCGACCCCGTGCTCACTCTCGCCGGATCGATCGCGGCCGGAATCGAACCCGGTGCCGGCGAGTCCGAGTGGGTGCTCGAATCGGCCCTCGAGAGCGGCCGACTGGAGCGACGACCCGGTGTCGGCGTTCCGACTGCGGACGTCGTCGACGGTCTCACCGCGTCGATGGGCTGTCTCGCACCCTGGTCGGGTGACGAGGGCGCCGTGGCTGACGCGCTCGAGGGGCTCGGGATCGACGTCGACGTCACCGGCGATGGTGACGACAACGATGGTAACGGCGACGCTATCGATCTGGACCCAGACTCGGACCCGGACCCAAACACCCACCGAACGATCGGCTCGGTCGTCGCCCTCGACGTCGTGAGCGACGACGACGCGAGCGAGCACGCCGCGACGGCGATCGGGCGGTTTCTCCGCCCGTACGCGATCACCGACGGCCGGCCGTTCGCCACGCTCGAGGGCTACGCTGACGTCCTCGAGGCGACGGCAGCGCTCGAGGCCGGAACCGGCGTGGCCCTCGCGATGGGCCACGAGGCCAGAAAGCCCGCGCTCGAGGCCTGGCGGACCTGTGGACGACGCGTCCACGCGGCTATCGACGACGCGTCGACGGGTCGGTACGACGGCCTGTTCGTCGTCGACGTCGGTGACGCGCCGGTCCGACCGGCGGCCCGCCTCGTGCTCGCCTACCGATCACCCGAGCCTGCAGTACTCGCGCTCGGAGACGAGGAAGCAGCGCTCGCGACGCGAGACGCCAGCGGCTTCGGGCCGACGCTCGAGGCCATCGCTCGCGACCTCGAGATCGGCGCGGTGTACGACGTGGGTCGGCGTGGTGGAACGCTGCGATACGGCGACCGCGAGCAGGACAACGAGACGGTCATCGCGGCAGTGAGGGAGCACCTATGA
- a CDS encoding protein sorting system archaetidylserine synthase (This PssA-like phosphatidyltransferase, along with a PssD-like decarboxylase, is required in Haloarchaea for the archaeosortase ArtA to replace the PGF-CTERM sorting signal with a C-terminal lipid anchor.): MLPRFVGRLGIADAVTIANAGLGFVAVVVAFVDIRLAARLILLAAIADGLDGILARRYGGTAAGPYLDSLADVASFAIAPAVLAFVVVSDGLGIGFEAVSVELGVVTAVCALFVAMAVARLGLYTAYDTADDYTEGIQTTLAATIMGAAILAGYPVDDPWLVLAITGAFCYLMVSRIRYPDLLARDALIMGVVHAMAMLVPNAAGRTFPYALLTLGIAYMTLSPWFYWREETTPLEERAAGVE; the protein is encoded by the coding sequence ATGCTGCCCCGGTTCGTCGGCCGACTCGGAATCGCCGACGCAGTGACCATCGCCAACGCGGGCCTCGGATTCGTCGCCGTCGTCGTCGCGTTCGTCGACATTCGTCTCGCCGCCCGATTGATCCTGCTCGCGGCGATCGCCGACGGACTCGACGGCATTCTCGCGCGCCGGTACGGCGGGACGGCGGCCGGCCCCTACCTCGACTCGCTGGCGGACGTGGCCTCCTTCGCCATCGCGCCCGCCGTGCTCGCGTTCGTCGTCGTCAGCGACGGGCTCGGAATCGGCTTCGAAGCGGTGTCCGTCGAACTCGGGGTCGTTACCGCCGTCTGTGCGCTGTTCGTCGCGATGGCCGTCGCCCGCCTGGGCCTCTACACGGCCTACGACACGGCCGACGACTACACCGAGGGCATCCAGACGACGCTCGCGGCGACGATCATGGGTGCGGCGATCCTCGCGGGTTACCCAGTCGACGACCCCTGGCTCGTCCTCGCCATCACCGGCGCGTTCTGTTACCTGATGGTTTCGCGGATTCGGTACCCCGACCTGCTGGCTCGAGACGCGCTCATCATGGGCGTCGTGCACGCGATGGCCATGCTTGTCCCGAACGCCGCGGGCCGGACGTTCCCCTACGCCCTGCTCACGCTCGGCATCGCCTACATGACGCTGAGTCCGTGGTTCTACTGGCGCGAGGAAACCACTCCGCTCGAGGAACGCGCCGCTGGCGTGGAGTAG
- a CDS encoding cupredoxin domain-containing protein — MHRRVYLATAGSAALAGLAGCTVVGDVGEQVFGESEYDIGMTRNEFLPAEYETTVGEPVVWKNTSESIHTITAIEGRLPDGAEYFATGGHDDQESAEDAWHDDHGGAIDIRDTFEYTFEVPGTYHYICVPHVGGGMVGRVVVTE, encoded by the coding sequence ATGCACCGGCGCGTTTACCTCGCCACGGCTGGCAGCGCGGCCCTGGCGGGGCTCGCGGGCTGTACGGTCGTCGGGGACGTTGGCGAGCAGGTCTTCGGCGAATCCGAGTACGACATCGGGATGACCCGGAACGAGTTCCTCCCAGCCGAGTACGAGACGACCGTCGGCGAACCCGTCGTCTGGAAGAACACGAGCGAGTCGATCCACACCATCACCGCGATCGAGGGGAGGTTGCCCGACGGCGCCGAGTACTTCGCGACCGGCGGCCACGACGATCAAGAATCGGCCGAGGACGCCTGGCACGACGATCACGGCGGCGCAATCGACATCCGTGACACGTTCGAGTACACGTTCGAGGTTCCCGGCACTTATCACTACATCTGCGTTCCACACGTCGGCGGCGGCATGGTCGGCCGCGTCGTCGTCACCGAGTGA
- a CDS encoding 30S ribosomal protein S15 has product MARMHTRRRGTSGSDKPAADEPPEWSDVDAEKIESRVVELAEQGHDPSQIGLKLRDEGVTGTPIPDVKLATGKKVTEILEENDAKSDLPEDLHNLMERAIRLREHVEANPQDAQNKRALQNTESKVRRLVSYYRGTEIDPDFAYSYDAAVELLEE; this is encoded by the coding sequence ATGGCACGAATGCACACCCGCCGCCGTGGCACGTCCGGTTCGGACAAGCCAGCGGCAGACGAACCACCGGAGTGGAGCGACGTCGACGCCGAGAAGATCGAATCTCGCGTCGTCGAACTGGCAGAGCAGGGGCACGATCCGAGTCAGATCGGCCTCAAACTTCGCGACGAGGGCGTCACGGGGACGCCGATCCCGGACGTCAAACTGGCGACCGGCAAGAAGGTCACCGAGATCCTTGAGGAGAACGACGCGAAAAGCGACCTCCCCGAGGATCTCCACAACCTGATGGAGCGAGCGATTCGACTGCGCGAGCACGTCGAAGCGAACCCCCAGGACGCCCAGAACAAGCGCGCCCTGCAGAACACCGAGTCGAAGGTTCGACGCCTCGTCTCGTACTACCGCGGGACGGAGATCGACCCCGACTTCGCGTACTCCTACGACGCGGCCGTCGAACTGCTCGAGGAGTAG
- the surE gene encoding 5'/3'-nucleotidase SurE: protein MSERERGRNRDRDWDRDRDDDGLEILLTNDDGIDSPGLRALYDELSALGTVTTVSPATDQSAIGRALSNDVDVEEHDLGYAVHGTPADCVVAGLSELCPTDPDLVVSGCNEGANLGEYVLGRSGTVSAAVEAAFFDVPAIATSMYIPTGDLAFTDVETTTEDYVLAADATRYLAERALESGVFETAAYLNVNAPMPDGATESVDLAPLELTRPSKRYEMDASRHETGVTLHDRVWEDMDPDVIPDPEGTDRRAVAEGRISVSPLTAPHTVADHDSLSDLVSSYGRLEGRSRPEF, encoded by the coding sequence ATGAGCGAGCGCGAGCGCGGGCGCAACCGAGATCGAGACTGGGATCGGGATCGGGACGACGACGGCCTCGAGATCCTGCTGACGAACGACGACGGGATCGACAGCCCCGGCCTCCGGGCGCTGTACGATGAACTCTCCGCCCTCGGAACCGTGACGACGGTCTCTCCAGCCACCGACCAGAGCGCGATCGGCCGCGCCCTCTCGAACGACGTCGACGTCGAGGAACACGACCTCGGCTACGCCGTCCACGGCACGCCCGCCGACTGCGTCGTCGCCGGCCTCTCGGAACTCTGCCCGACCGACCCCGACCTCGTCGTATCAGGGTGTAACGAGGGCGCCAACCTCGGCGAGTACGTCCTCGGGCGCTCGGGCACCGTCAGCGCCGCCGTCGAGGCCGCGTTCTTCGACGTACCCGCAATCGCCACGTCGATGTACATCCCTACCGGCGACCTCGCGTTCACCGACGTCGAGACGACCACCGAGGACTACGTCCTCGCCGCCGACGCGACCCGTTACCTCGCCGAGCGCGCCCTCGAGTCCGGCGTCTTCGAGACGGCCGCGTACCTCAACGTCAACGCGCCGATGCCCGACGGCGCGACCGAGAGCGTCGACCTCGCCCCGCTCGAGCTCACACGCCCGTCGAAACGCTACGAGATGGACGCGAGTCGCCACGAGACGGGCGTCACCCTCCACGACCGCGTCTGGGAGGACATGGACCCCGACGTCATCCCCGACCCCGAGGGGACCGACCGACGGGCCGTCGCCGAGGGTCGAATCAGCGTCTCCCCGCTGACGGCCCCGCACACGGTCGCCGACCACGACTCGCTATCGGATCTCGTGTCCTCCTACGGCCGACTCGAGGGACGTTCGCGTCCGGAGTTCTGA
- a CDS encoding 30S ribosomal protein S3ae: protein MSERSVSRAKQEKRWYTVLAPEQFDRAELGETPADEPEQVYDRTIETTLGELTNNASENNTKLTFQVNDVGSDAAYTEFKEHSLARDYLRSLVRRGASKIEAYVTVLTTDDYRLQIQPVAFTTKKADASQEKAIRQQMVQMVEEAAADRTFEELIDSIVEGRLSSAIYGESKTIYPLRRVEIQKTTLEAHPEEVAEEEATAVDVDEEDVAVDE, encoded by the coding sequence ATGAGCGAACGATCAGTTTCACGCGCGAAACAGGAGAAGCGGTGGTACACCGTGCTCGCCCCGGAGCAGTTCGACCGGGCGGAGCTCGGCGAGACCCCCGCCGACGAACCCGAACAGGTCTACGACCGAACCATCGAAACGACGCTCGGCGAACTCACGAACAACGCCAGCGAGAACAACACCAAGCTCACCTTCCAGGTGAACGACGTCGGTAGCGACGCCGCGTACACGGAGTTCAAAGAGCACTCGCTGGCTCGCGACTACCTGCGCTCGCTAGTCCGCCGTGGCGCCTCGAAGATTGAGGCCTACGTCACGGTCCTGACGACCGACGACTACCGCCTCCAGATCCAGCCGGTCGCCTTCACCACGAAGAAGGCCGACGCGAGCCAGGAGAAGGCCATCCGCCAGCAGATGGTCCAGATGGTCGAGGAAGCCGCTGCCGACCGGACCTTCGAGGAACTCATCGACAGCATCGTCGAGGGACGGCTCTCCTCGGCGATCTACGGCGAGTCGAAGACGATCTACCCGCTTCGACGCGTCGAGATCCAGAAGACGACGCTCGAGGCCCACCCTGAGGAAGTCGCCGAGGAGGAGGCGACCGCGGTCGACGTCGACGAAGAAGACGTCGCCGTCGACGAGTAG
- a CDS encoding helix-turn-helix transcriptional regulator translates to MVFNSLRDRLSSLFGSETADAESVDGQSASGTPSDPDATPEEPTTGPAARENKETLSYAEQVEYGASDREIADEDKVLRLLVKRGGRVDETTILEETGWKESHLSRVVEEMEDDNQVSAITVGRKRVICRRGFEPKGYRSHLNE, encoded by the coding sequence ATGGTATTCAATTCACTTCGAGACCGTCTTTCGTCCCTCTTCGGATCGGAGACTGCCGACGCTGAATCGGTCGACGGCCAGTCGGCTTCCGGGACGCCCTCCGATCCCGATGCGACCCCCGAGGAACCGACCACAGGACCGGCCGCTCGAGAGAACAAGGAGACGTTGAGTTACGCCGAACAGGTCGAGTACGGCGCCAGCGATCGCGAAATCGCCGACGAGGACAAAGTTCTTCGCCTCCTCGTCAAACGCGGCGGGCGCGTCGACGAAACGACCATCCTCGAGGAAACGGGATGGAAGGAATCACATCTGTCGAGAGTCGTCGAGGAGATGGAAGACGACAATCAGGTCAGTGCGATCACGGTCGGGCGAAAGCGCGTCATCTGTCGGCGCGGCTTCGAGCCCAAGGGGTACCGGTCGCACCTGAACGAGTAA
- a CDS encoding KEOPS complex subunit Pcc1 produces MTEPNATRRATIRARMEADSATIAAAIAPDNTSEMATRLESADDGSTAIVTRIERETTGGLHSTVDDYVVNLDVATSVATVAQHGRTNDTDINTQ; encoded by the coding sequence ATGACGGAGCCGAACGCGACGCGACGAGCGACGATTCGGGCGCGAATGGAGGCCGACTCAGCGACGATTGCGGCGGCCATCGCTCCGGACAACACGTCGGAGATGGCGACGCGACTAGAGTCGGCTGACGACGGGTCGACGGCCATCGTCACGCGAATCGAACGCGAGACGACGGGTGGGCTCCACTCGACTGTCGACGATTACGTCGTCAACCTGGATGTCGCGACGTCCGTCGCGACAGTAGCACAGCACGGACGAACGAACGACACAGATATCAACACACAATGA
- a CDS encoding prephenate dehydrogenase/arogenate dehydrogenase family protein, translating to MEVLIVGAGAMGTWFGEAIADDPSVDATLAFADVDENAAERAAETVGGTTADLDGTTTYDAVCVAVPMGRVEEAVERHARRAERAVLDVTGVMATPIEAMAAHADNLEQASLHPLFAPERAPGSIATVRAREGPVTDSLLSALESAGNRLVETTPEEHDRAMESVQAAAHAAVLSFALAAERVPEGFQTPIYDDLERLATYVTGGSPRVYADVQRTFDGADAVAEAARAIADANDEAFEALYDEAADQWSARDRPDDGETDITDDGETSVQNTAENANGGERE from the coding sequence ATGGAGGTTCTGATCGTCGGCGCCGGCGCGATGGGAACGTGGTTCGGGGAAGCGATAGCCGACGATCCGTCCGTCGACGCGACGCTGGCGTTCGCCGACGTCGACGAGAATGCCGCCGAGCGGGCCGCCGAAACCGTGGGCGGCACCACCGCCGACCTGGATGGAACGACGACCTACGACGCCGTCTGCGTAGCCGTCCCCATGGGTCGCGTCGAGGAAGCGGTCGAGCGCCACGCGAGGCGGGCCGAACGCGCCGTCCTCGACGTCACCGGGGTGATGGCGACCCCGATCGAGGCGATGGCGGCCCACGCCGACAACCTCGAGCAAGCGAGTCTCCACCCGCTGTTCGCCCCCGAGCGCGCGCCAGGGTCGATCGCGACGGTTCGCGCCCGAGAGGGGCCGGTCACCGACTCGCTGCTGTCGGCGCTCGAGTCGGCGGGCAACCGACTCGTCGAGACCACGCCCGAGGAACACGACCGGGCGATGGAGTCCGTCCAGGCGGCGGCTCACGCCGCGGTCCTGTCGTTCGCGCTCGCGGCCGAACGCGTCCCCGAGGGGTTCCAGACGCCGATTTACGACGACCTCGAGCGACTCGCGACCTACGTCACCGGGGGTAGCCCTCGCGTGTACGCGGACGTCCAGCGAACGTTCGACGGGGCCGACGCCGTCGCCGAGGCCGCTCGAGCGATCGCCGACGCCAACGACGAGGCGTTCGAGGCGCTGTACGACGAGGCGGCGGACCAATGGAGTGCTCGAGACCGACCCGACGATGGTGAAACGGACATCACGGACGACGGCGAAACGAGCGTCCAAAACACCGCCGAGAATGCGAACGGAGGTGAGCGCGAGTGA
- a CDS encoding M24 family metallopeptidase, with translation MEIDLSPLTDFLVAEELDAYLIDDDATDSDQRYVSGFSAPDAYQTLVTPDGEIHLLVSGLEYGRAVKESGADTVTRHATYDSQELIAEHGRYEGFLRVLEQFLEDRGVASVAVPRSFPTGTADGLRDRGLEVTVESDGIVGELRSVKHDEEIEHVHRTQRANQAAMAVAESLIAGADVEDGVLHHEGEPLTSERVTEEIEVALLRNGCSLDETIVACGEHGADPHDRGSGPLEANELIVIDIFPRDKETKYFGDMTRTFCRGDPTDEMRRRYEVTHEAFEAGLEAIEPGATGAVVHDAVCDVIEDAGYATFRSDPGTETGFIHSTGHGVGLDIHESPSLSPSGEELEVGHVVTVEPGIYDPAVGGVRIEDLVVVIEDGYENLTDYPIDLEPSVRAEPSEWAQAESTE, from the coding sequence ATGGAGATCGATCTGTCACCACTCACGGACTTCCTCGTTGCCGAGGAACTCGACGCCTACCTCATCGACGACGACGCGACCGATTCCGACCAGCGCTACGTCTCCGGATTCTCGGCGCCCGACGCCTACCAGACGCTCGTCACCCCCGACGGCGAGATCCACCTGCTCGTCTCGGGCCTCGAGTACGGCCGGGCCGTCAAGGAGTCGGGAGCCGACACCGTCACCCGGCACGCGACGTACGACTCCCAGGAACTCATCGCCGAGCACGGCCGCTACGAGGGATTCCTTCGCGTCCTGGAGCAGTTCCTCGAGGATCGGGGGGTCGCCTCGGTCGCCGTCCCGCGCAGCTTTCCAACCGGGACGGCCGACGGCCTCCGCGACCGCGGCCTCGAGGTGACCGTCGAGTCCGACGGAATCGTCGGCGAGCTTCGCTCGGTCAAACACGACGAGGAGATCGAGCACGTCCACCGCACGCAGCGAGCGAACCAGGCGGCGATGGCCGTCGCCGAGAGCCTGATCGCCGGGGCCGACGTCGAGGACGGCGTCCTCCACCACGAGGGCGAACCGCTGACCAGCGAGCGCGTCACCGAGGAGATCGAGGTCGCGCTCCTGCGAAACGGCTGTTCGCTCGACGAGACCATCGTCGCGTGCGGCGAACACGGCGCCGACCCCCACGACCGCGGGAGCGGCCCGCTCGAGGCGAACGAGTTGATCGTGATCGACATCTTCCCGCGCGACAAGGAGACGAAGTACTTCGGCGACATGACCAGGACGTTCTGTCGGGGCGACCCGACCGACGAGATGCGGCGTCGCTACGAGGTCACCCACGAGGCCTTCGAGGCCGGCCTCGAGGCGATCGAACCCGGCGCGACCGGCGCGGTCGTCCACGACGCCGTCTGCGACGTCATCGAGGACGCCGGCTACGCCACCTTTCGGAGCGATCCCGGCACCGAGACGGGATTCATCCACAGCACCGGCCACGGTGTCGGCCTCGACATCCACGAATCGCCGAGTCTCTCGCCGTCGGGCGAGGAACTCGAGGTCGGCCACGTCGTCACGGTCGAACCCGGCATCTACGACCCTGCGGTCGGCGGCGTTCGTATCGAGGACCTCGTCGTCGTCATCGAGGACGGCTACGAGAACCTCACCGACTATCCGATCGACCTCGAGCCGTCGGTTCGCGCTGAACCGAGCGAGTGGGCACAGGCCGAATCAACCGAGTGA
- a CDS encoding small ribosomal subunit Rsm22 family protein, with product MTDQREAIRSNAKYLRQVRPIDPEEISSYVEGEPHPAVVAQILREEALDLGLVEREDGTFAPVSDEPVPPRSAATSDPVHRLPERYVTRLEEDLVDRYGVDWHEGPSGSLLRSTIRRMKSQYLERRSVSYDEDVAAGYAIYHLPAYYAAIQYALDDLAERGLLERRLRVLDVGAGVGGPALGLFEFLPDDSLVDYHAVEPGEGADVLEALLEETGQNVHATIHRTTVEAFDPGSLDDSRDSDADDADDADPAFDLVLACNVLSELEDPEAVLRRTLEWLAPDGSLVAMAPADKNASIELRELERTLEADGVTVYGPTVRLWGGESPTDRGWSFDVHPDLEVPSFQRKLDQAGKGADPGEFVNVDVQFSYSILRRDGTRRIAIGLEGSGRAKMAEMERHVTNRIDLTAAKLSHSLSEARGGDGGGRGRDADGRKPNPIFKISDGSEAVDHYAVVTNETALNRPLLEAEYGDVLAFENVLVLWNDDEGAYNLVVDEETIVDRIG from the coding sequence GTGACCGACCAGCGCGAAGCCATCCGGTCGAACGCGAAGTACCTGCGCCAGGTCCGGCCGATCGATCCCGAGGAGATCAGCAGCTACGTTGAGGGCGAACCACACCCGGCCGTCGTCGCCCAGATCCTCCGCGAGGAGGCCTTAGATCTCGGCCTCGTCGAGCGCGAGGACGGGACGTTCGCCCCCGTGAGCGACGAACCGGTGCCGCCGCGGTCGGCGGCCACCAGCGACCCCGTTCATCGACTGCCCGAGCGGTACGTCACCCGTCTCGAGGAGGACCTAGTCGACCGCTACGGCGTGGACTGGCACGAGGGCCCCTCGGGTTCGCTCCTCCGGTCGACGATCCGGCGCATGAAGTCCCAGTACCTCGAGCGACGGTCGGTCTCCTACGACGAGGACGTCGCCGCCGGCTACGCCATCTACCACCTGCCGGCCTACTACGCGGCGATCCAGTACGCCCTGGACGACCTCGCCGAACGAGGGCTGCTCGAGCGACGGTTGCGCGTGCTCGACGTCGGGGCCGGCGTCGGCGGCCCCGCGCTGGGACTGTTCGAGTTCCTCCCCGACGATTCGCTGGTGGACTACCACGCCGTCGAACCGGGTGAGGGCGCCGACGTGCTCGAGGCGTTGCTCGAGGAGACGGGGCAAAACGTCCACGCGACGATCCATCGGACGACCGTCGAGGCATTCGATCCGGGGTCCCTGGACGATAGTCGCGACTCCGACGCAGACGACGCGGACGACGCGGACCCCGCGTTCGACCTCGTGCTCGCCTGTAACGTCCTCAGCGAACTCGAGGACCCCGAAGCCGTCCTTCGACGGACGCTCGAGTGGCTCGCACCCGATGGCTCGCTAGTGGCGATGGCGCCCGCCGACAAGAACGCCAGCATCGAACTCCGGGAACTCGAGCGAACCCTCGAGGCCGACGGCGTCACCGTCTACGGACCGACCGTTCGGCTGTGGGGCGGCGAATCGCCTACGGATCGGGGCTGGTCGTTCGACGTCCACCCGGACCTCGAGGTGCCGTCGTTCCAGCGAAAGCTCGACCAGGCTGGGAAGGGCGCCGACCCCGGCGAGTTCGTCAACGTCGACGTCCAGTTCTCCTATTCGATTCTCCGGCGGGACGGAACCCGACGGATCGCTATCGGGCTCGAGGGGAGCGGGCGGGCGAAGATGGCCGAGATGGAACGCCACGTCACGAACCGAATCGACCTGACGGCCGCGAAACTCAGCCACTCCCTGAGCGAGGCCCGTGGAGGGGACGGCGGTGGCCGAGGGCGCGATGCAGATGGCCGGAAACCGAACCCGATTTTCAAGATCAGCGACGGCAGCGAGGCCGTCGACCACTACGCCGTCGTGACGAACGAGACCGCGCTTAATCGGCCCCTGCTCGAGGCCGAGTATGGTGACGTACTCGCGTTCGAGAACGTGCTCGTCCTCTGGAACGACGACGAGGGCGCGTACAACCTCGTCGTCGACGAGGAGACGATCGTCGATCGGATCGGGTGA
- a CDS encoding Rdx family protein, whose protein sequence is MTSLEIEYCHPCGFLDRALDVQAAVMRSFGGELESATLTVGDHGVFVVCVDDAVVFDVSEESFDVDEIVRAVRAEL, encoded by the coding sequence ATGACCTCCCTCGAGATCGAGTACTGTCACCCCTGTGGCTTCCTCGACCGGGCACTCGACGTCCAGGCGGCCGTCATGCGATCGTTCGGCGGCGAACTCGAGTCGGCGACGCTCACCGTCGGCGACCACGGGGTGTTCGTCGTTTGCGTCGACGACGCGGTGGTCTTCGACGTCAGCGAGGAGTCGTTCGACGTCGACGAGATCGTCAGAGCGGTCCGGGCCGAACTGTGA
- the pdhA gene encoding pyruvate dehydrogenase (acetyl-transferring) E1 component subunit alpha, which yields MASHVDEIVRVLPELEADADEDEGPQYPLTHSEETLLELYETQVLARTFDEKAISLHRQGRIGTYAPMQGQEAAQIGAAMALRDEDYLFPTYRDHAMYLSRGLPLSEVIRHLMGRGNYVDRQDEADLRTFPITIPIATQLPHAVGMGMASNLKGDDVVSMASLGDGATSEGDFHEALNFAGVFEAPTVFFCQNNGYAISVPRERQTASATIAQKADAYGIEGVRVDGNDVLAVYDVVNEALERARNGGGATLIEAVTYRRGPHTTTDDPDVYRDEDEADEWTDPLERTREYLESTVGWSDEDEQAVRERAEERVQSAVETAESESDPDAETMFDHVYAGEHPRYARQRRQLPDDPSLGH from the coding sequence ATGGCCAGTCACGTCGATGAAATCGTTCGTGTGTTGCCGGAACTCGAAGCCGATGCCGACGAGGACGAGGGCCCGCAGTACCCCCTCACCCACTCCGAGGAGACGCTCCTCGAACTCTACGAGACACAGGTACTCGCCCGAACATTCGACGAGAAAGCGATCAGTCTCCACCGCCAGGGACGGATCGGCACTTATGCCCCCATGCAGGGCCAGGAGGCTGCCCAGATTGGCGCCGCGATGGCGCTTCGCGACGAGGACTACCTCTTTCCGACCTACCGCGATCACGCGATGTATCTCTCGCGTGGCCTCCCGCTCTCGGAGGTCATCCGTCACCTGATGGGGCGAGGGAACTACGTCGACCGCCAGGACGAGGCGGACCTCCGGACGTTCCCGATCACCATCCCCATCGCAACCCAGCTCCCACACGCTGTCGGCATGGGCATGGCCTCGAATCTCAAGGGCGACGACGTCGTCTCGATGGCCAGCCTGGGCGACGGCGCCACGAGCGAGGGCGACTTCCACGAGGCCCTCAACTTCGCGGGCGTCTTCGAGGCGCCGACCGTCTTCTTCTGTCAGAACAACGGCTACGCCATCTCGGTGCCACGGGAGCGCCAGACGGCGAGTGCCACCATCGCCCAGAAGGCCGACGCGTACGGCATCGAGGGCGTTCGCGTCGACGGCAACGACGTCCTGGCCGTCTACGACGTCGTGAACGAGGCCCTCGAGCGTGCGCGGAACGGCGGCGGCGCGACCCTCATCGAGGCCGTCACCTACCGTCGCGGACCGCACACGACCACCGACGACCCCGACGTCTACCGGGACGAGGACGAAGCCGACGAGTGGACCGACCCTCTCGAGCGCACCCGCGAGTACCTCGAGTCGACCGTCGGCTGGTCCGACGAGGACGAGCAGGCCGTTCGCGAGCGGGCCGAGGAGCGTGTCCAGTCGGCAGTCGAGACGGCCGAATCCGAGTCCGACCCCGACGCCGAGACGATGTTCGACCACGTGTACGCGGGCGAGCACCCCCGCTACGCCCGTCAGCGACGACAGCTTCCCGACGACCCGTCGCTCGGACACTGA